The Alosa alosa isolate M-15738 ecotype Scorff River chromosome 8, AALO_Geno_1.1, whole genome shotgun sequence genome contains the following window.
AATCATGACTTCTTTTGATAGCAAGGATAAATGTTTAGCATGATTGTTTACATTTCAAATACCTAGCCTATCCAAAGGTATTAACCTCAATGTGGAACATGTTATTTCCCCAATATATTTATCttatcttgttttttttccccccctcacACCCTGGGGGACTAATTTATCTTATTTTCCCCAAAGCCctggggttagtgtgtgcttcagtgccagaagagaaaagacagataCCAATTCAGTGCAAGAGCGTAGaagtgaaaaaataaatcattcCCGTGATTATAAATAGAAGCTTTTTGGTGAGAAAACAGCCGCAAGCAAAACGTTCGCTTATCAATAAGCTACTAGAAAAGGATGCCACGAGGAGCTCCTACACCGTGCGTGTCCTAACCTTGTGTGCCGAGTCCGAAAAACGCTTGGCACTGTCCTTCATGTGGGCAGTCTTGTCCTCGGCGCGCCACAAGCGATCCCCTCGTTCACCCAGCGCCTGGCTAGCCCTGCGGACAGCTTTTTTCATGCTGCCCCGAGCCGGGCGGGCTGGGGACGGTGTCCTGGATTTGACCCCAGCTGTGAGGGGTGGGGACAATCAGAACAGTAAaactcaataaaaaaaaaactcacatgaTTATTAAGCGTCCGCTGGATATTAAGTGTCCATATGTAAACAATTCAATTTGAAAACAGACACTGTTATTAAACTCATAAGATGCATTGTAATTATTTTCATTCAGCCCCCTGCAGTCAGTCATGTTAATATTCCCAATTAGAATTTCAATAAATAGCAACTTTGTTTCATGAGccattctctcctctcaccttgTCCTTTTTCATGTATAGTTGCCTATGTTGTATTTATCCCTGAGACAGTTGTACTGTCAAGGGACATCACTCTACAGTAAAACTCTTTTAGCAGAGCATCTCACTTCCCCAGTTCAGTGAAGAGTCCTGTATTGTTACTTTACAACGCATTAAGATCATACCATTTAGCCTCACCAGGGACTTGCCATATTGATTTTCTttcattgtgttgttttttgtatCTATCTGGTACAATTCAACAAACTGCCCTCTTAAAATGATGCGACTCTGTGAAGCAAGCCAGACAGTGTCATTTCAGTGCTGTCAAGGCTCCCTGGTGTAACAGCAGCAGCTGCGGCTCAACACTCAGCCCAGCTACACATTTAAAGCATAACACCTCCACAAGACTGGGAGCCATCTTGGATGTACACGTCTGAATGTGTGAATAACTAATTGCAGGAATGTTGCACTGCTGAAAACAGGTCACAACATTTCAAATGAAAAAGGGGGTACTGCAGGGAATCAGCACACCCTACATGGGATCCTTCCTGTCTGCAGTGTCATAAATATAGCCCTATAATAAAGGGCATTGTCAACAAAGGCACAGCGAGACGTGCAGCATTGTGAGAATCCGCCACCGTTTTGCCCAatccttttctcttcttcccCCTTCTTTTCTCTACAAATCTTTtcatccctcttcctccctttccctctctccctctccctttccacacttctctctatccccaattctcctctctccttccacgCCCCTGCTACAGCCTGGCACCTCTCTGGCCCCATTACAGCACCCTGGTCAGTCAGCTCCCTTTGTGAGGCGTGGTGCCACAGCACGCGGGACAGCTCCTGCTTGCGCCCCTCAAGGCCAGCCTTTGTACCAATACCCCCTGATGCCCCGCCTGCTTCCTGACGCCAGAACAAAGTCCCCTGTGATTACGCCGCCTCGCACCAAAAAAAGACCTCATTCTCCACCGCCATCGGCCCCACCAGCCCACACAGAGATCTATCAGCGTCTGAGAATAACAAATGGCAGCCACGAAAGTGATCTGCACTCTGCCAAAAGACCAGCCTTTGCCTCAAATCACTTGGCTTTCAGGGCGTAAACAATGGTTTCTACCTGGAAATCCATGATACACTACCCAATAGATGTAGTACTCTAGAAAATGGTTGGAAAATACCCAAGAGCACCCAAGCTGTGAGAGTTTGTACCTGACTTTCCTTGACCAGCAGGGCGGCGTTGTGGAGGGGGGCGCATGGCGCTTTTCATTTGGTTCAGGAAGATCTTGCAGCGGTAGATAACCATGTTCATTGAGCAGGCATCTTAGAAgtaaaaacacatttgtttcAGAAAGACATAAAAAATTTGATTTTCACATGTCACAAAGAGAAGATTACTGTAAAGACCACTTAGAGTGAGGCCTGTATAGCTACACAAAAGTCTCCAAAAAGCACACCCTTACCCTCCATCAGTTTGGACTGGCAGTTGATGAAGCTTGTCCGAGGAACGGCGGGTCCCTTGCGGGCCTCTACTTTGCCAGGTTTCTGGGGGTCCTTGACCTCACCTGGGTTGGTCTGACCATCCTTGCACATCCAGTAGTTTTGACAGGCCTGGTAGAGGATCTGGATAAACATGCACTTCTCTGCTTCAGATCCGGCCACCCACTGGTCAAAGGTGCGCTCAAAGGCCAAGTCAAACTCTGGGCAATCCTGGAGAAAGGAGTATTCGGGATGGGTCAAATGCAGCCAAGCTTTAGTAATGTTCCACTATACTGGACAGAACACTTCTAATACTTCtaactgccagttcctacaagggcagggacatccttttccactttcaaaaaactcctgaagacccagctctttagagaacatctactctcatagcaacacttacaacaagtcttactgatcttagcactcaccagccgttttaaactgacaagtaactgttaaaaacagcactcaccgacgcacttattcttactgtactctaatgtttttttaaactgtcctaaaattgtgagaattgttctaaaacttactgtttaccatgttgttagtcgctttggttaaaaagcgtcagccaaatgtaatgtaatgtaatgtaatgtaatgcattgCCATTGTCTCTTtagggcagtggttctcaacccttttttcagtgatgtaccctcTTTGAAAacttttttcagccaagtaccccctaaccagcgcaaagcatttttagttgagaaaaaaagacataaaacagagcactgtgccatcagtgtctaatttaagATAACGCTGCAGATGTGCAGGCTTCATGCTACTGTTcgctaagaaaaaaacacagtgcCTTGGGTGGGTTACAACTTGTTGACGtaaatccaaataaaacatattcttcAAGATACAGCCGGAATTTTGCCGGCTCTGGTTTGGCCTTCTTTGCCACTTGTCCCTCCGTGTTTTCACAAGAATTACCTAacgcttcaaccacgactccatcatttcagttttgacagtgattgactgGTGATGGCAGGTGGCATGAGACAGGTTGagtcgaaccatcctggtatgggggggactctgggtttttaggataatgaaattgaatagcctactgaaatataaaattaattttatgaacttatattttcctgaaatatgtattaaataattgttttaaaagtatttttgcatggattctacattttaaatatatgtatattttaaaatctgaCGTAGCCCCTGAAGTGCCTTCAtgtacccccaggggtacgcgtacccccatttgataACCACTGCTTTAGGGTATTGTTCATCCATTTTCAACACATGCTTTTATCACATTTAACACATGCTTAAACTATCAAATTGTATTAAAGGtcatatttttcatatgtgcCTCCTGGGAGCccaaagtatatatttttttgctaaAAACAGTGAGATTACATAAACATATTCCGTCTTTTCCAGTTCAGACATAACTGTAGTAACATCAGAGAGGGTGGGTGGCTCACTTTGTTGGGATTAATGCCATCCACCTGACGGAGCTGCTCTATCGTCCAATGGGACGTCTTGGAGAGGCGGGGAGAGCCCTCAAACTGCTTCACCTTTGTGATGAAGAGCTGAGCAGGGAGCTTGTTGGTTGCTGTGTGAGTGGAATAAAAAGACCATAGAGAAGGTCATTAGTCTTCCAATAGTTAGTGATGCATGCTGGTAAGGAAGGAGTGCTCTTGAATATCAAAATCATATATGAATATCAATTGCCTTTCACTAGGCTACAGCAcatattttagaaaaaaaagttCTGTCAGTGTTGTACAATAAACCAATTTCAATAAACCAATTTCTGAGCCCTACCTTATCAGAAATTTTTCCGGCACCACTATATCATCTTTTTTCAAATCTTACATAACCCTCACATCTAAATTCAGGCACATTCGAGCCCTGCATTTGACAGAGACAGACTGGATATTACCTGACAAGCAGATAAATGTGGCATATTTCCGGCCTGCAGATAGAAATGGAAGTTTTCTTCTATTCCTCCTTTTGACCTCAATGGCAACCAACAACTTCTGATCAAGGGGGACAAAGATGTCTCTGTTGATGGTGGACTGCATACTCATCCTTGAACTGTAATGAATGTATGGTTTCAGAAACGGAGAGCAGGTGACTATGGGGAAATATTTCCAAACTCTACCCACCACATTAATGTgctttaggctactttttaaatatttttcagcTAAATCTTTTGGCAGGTTTGTCAACAGACTccacacaaacatgttctctGTACTCAAAATTCCCATAATAGGCCTAATACCTACCATTAGTTAATTTCATGATACATGTTGAACTGAAATTAGCCAATGAAATGTTACTGATATTTTAGGCATGTTGAAATCTTCCCTCCAATAAGTCGGTAAGTAGGGTAACTGCAACAATGAGActcaaaaataaattaaaatgtaGTCAACACCTTCAGCAATCCACAACCAACAAGAGTTTACATTTCTGTCCTGTTTTGTCCAGATAACATTCTTGACGAGAATTGACACTGTCACCTCTAAAGAAGTCAACACAATTTTACGTTTTTAAAAAAGCATTTTTTTAACTGACAAAAAAGTGAGTTGAAATTACCTGTTTGGTGTTGAATCCTCGCCACACAAAAGTTGATGTTATTGATTGCTATTAGTTAATCAGTCTACCCGTGTGACCTCTGTAAAATCAGGTAAGTTTATTAGGTTCGTTTGTGGGAGATCAAGCCATTTTCGAAATTAAAGCCGGAAGGTTAGATGGCTAATTATTATCAAAAACACCGAAACACACCCGCTTCCACTAAAGAGTTTGTTAGTTATAAGAAACCCCAGTCCCCGTCTTAATCTGGCTTGTGGTCACGTGGGTCGCTCTGACTTAACCCGAAGTAGCCTATTGGTAGCCAGAAAAGTCCTGACAATTGGCGACAATTTCCAAAATTGACATATAAACGGCGATTACTTTGTGTAATTAATCTAGCATCGTAATATCTGTGGATTTGCATCATATCTAGCACCTAGCGTCATAATATCCGCCTATCTTTAACATAATTATATTTGGGCATTTTGTTTTCTACAAGCCACATTTTTTATTCAGAAACAGAAATGGCAAAAATTAGCCATCCTTCTCTGCTTTTACTTTAGAGGTAGACTCACTTGTTGCATCCCTTCGCTTGGTTTGTAATAACCCAAAAAATGACAGACTTCTTTGTCTCATTCTTTATACATTCTTTAAAGATAAAGAACGATTCCCTGTTTATGCTTCatttacatttgtttgtttgtttgtctattgTATTATTTGTTTTCTGTGACCATTGTCTATACGTGTGTTTTGTACTGCAGTTTCTTTGTTGCAAttactgtactgtgtgttgttaagcatcaataaaataaataaataaataaataaatatatatattttgggcACTTGTAAATATCCTGAGATTTTACCACTGCTTGAATGAGTGTGCGTTCACTAGACTGGCTGTCAAAGGCCATAGTCCTACTTAATAACTGTTGTGGAGATCCATATCAGTATAAAAGATGTAGGCTACACCAGGTCGTAAAAGTGGACTGTTATACCACAGCATTTATTTGGTGAGGGAACATAACAGGTGGAATACATAAAAACGGTAAACATGACACGTTTTGATATGATGGGGAAATGTCAACATAAAGGACAAAGTTTCCTTGTTTGCTATGCAGGCAGCAAGGCAGTGCTGAGGGGAGCCTGCCGCCCTGCTCCTCTCAGCCTTGTGTGCTCCATTGTCAAGCATCTTAAAATGGAGGCTCTTTTTATGTAGTTGGCACATTCAAAGGTAAGTTATTATCAAGGTGAGGTAAGGACAAGGTAAGTGCTTTTTACTTTACTGATTCTTTTGAAGGCATAAGGATGGTGTCAAactaaaaataaactaaataaatGATGCTGCATTCTAGAAACATCATTGCATTAAACTGAAGGTTTTCTATCAGGCATGGATGCATTTGTAAAGGTGATGGGTGATTGAGGTGATTTTCAGTTAAACATaatcattttcttttcttatttttcttccTCTTAAATATATAATTTCCATTCAGCTGTTATTAATGACACATTGGGATAAGAGTTACACTCTTTCTAATGgtgaaaa
Protein-coding sequences here:
- the stxbp6l gene encoding syntaxin binding protein 6 (amisyn), like, producing MSMQSTINRDIFVPLDQKLLVAIEVKRRNRRKLPFLSAGRKYATFICLSATNKLPAQLFITKVKQFEGSPRLSKTSHWTIEQLRQVDGINPNKDCPEFDLAFERTFDQWVAGSEAEKCMFIQILYQACQNYWMCKDGQTNPGEVKDPQKPGKVEARKGPAVPRTSFINCQSKLMEDACSMNMVIYRCKIFLNQMKSAMRPPPQRRPAGQGKSAGVKSRTPSPARPARGSMKKAVRRASQALGERGDRLWRAEDKTAHMKDSAKRFSDSAHKLALKYSC